Proteins from a genomic interval of Oncorhynchus clarkii lewisi isolate Uvic-CL-2024 chromosome 13, UVic_Ocla_1.0, whole genome shotgun sequence:
- the LOC139364911 gene encoding GTPase IMAP family member 6-like produces the protein MASGPPQSELRLVLLGGTRAGQSAAGNAILGRQAFLTQTASEPAVTQECEKHRGTIAGRWVSVVVAQDWFCSERPPEEVRHHVSSCVALSAPGPHAFLLCVPVDRPADMELRALEALEKVFGPTAVCGHTLVLFTHTDQMVLGQQLDEYITTRRKDLLELVVMCGDRYHSLERRSRGEKDERKSVEELLEKVEQTVKESGVEFYSCPLYQEAEARVREKQAEIVWQRRGGEELDEEVPSSALPPEQELDDEEMARVREEAERSVHNLNIDTEGITSLSPASSSPPFLSSLWQGLTGWLRRLPKMLRMESLLGAFVGLFVGGPVGRMLGATVGSVATEVGRRKTPKTEKNK, from the exons ATGGCATCAGGTCCCCCACAATCAG AGCTGAGGCTGGTTCTGCTCGGCGGGACAAGAGCAGGACAGAGTGCAGCTGGAAACGCCATACTGGGCCGCCAGGCTTTCCTTACCCAGACTGCCAGTGAGCCAGCTGTCACTCAGGAATGTGAGAAGCACAGAGGAACCATTGCAGGGAGATGG GTATCAGTAGTAGTTGCCCAAGACTGGTTCTGCTCAGAGCGCCCCCCGGAAGAGGTGAGGCACCATGTCTCCTCTTGCGTGGCCCTGTCGGCCCCGGGGCCTCATGCCTTCCTGCTGTGTGTCCCTGTGGACCGGCCGGCTGACATGGAGCTGCGGGCCCTGGAGGCCCTAGAGAAGGTTTTTGGCCCCACTGCAGTCTGTGGACACACCCTGGTCCTCTTCACCCACACAGACCAGATGGTTCTGGGACAACAGCTGGACGAGTACATCACCACCAGACGCAAAGACCTACTGGAGCTGGTGGTGATGTGTGGAGACCGCTATCACTctctggagaggaggagtagaggagagaaggatgagaggaagAGTGTGGAAGAGCTGCTGGAGAAGGTTGAACAGACTGTAAAAGAGAGTGGGGTGGAGTTCTACAGCTGCCCCCTCTACCAGGAGGCTGAGGCCAGGGTGAGAGAGAAGCAGGCAGAGATAGTGTggcagagaagagggggagaggagctaGATGAAGAGGTGCCCTCCTCAGCCTTACCTCCAGAGCAAGAGCTAGATGATGAAGAGATGGCAAGAGTtagggaggaggcagagaggagtgtGCACAACCTGAACATAGACACAGAGGGTAttacctctctttctcctgcctcctcctctccaccatttCTCTCATCCTTGTGGCAGGGATTGACAGGGTGGCTGAGGAGGCTGCCCAAGATGCTGAGGATGGAGTCTCTGCTGGGGGCTTTCGTTGGCCTGTTCGTAGGTGGGCCCGTTGGGCGGATGCTGGGGGCCACTGTGGGCTCAGTAGCCACTGAAGTGGGGAGAAGGAAGACCCCGAagacagaaaaaaacaaataa